The bacterium region CAGCCAGGAGCCCCGAGCCGCCAAGCGCTTCATCGGCTTCTCGCCCCAGGAGATCAACACCGACCGCTTCTTCAGCCTGCGCCGGACCCTCGAGTTCCAAGGCGGATTCCACGGCCTGGCCCGCGACGAGGCCCGTGATCTCGCCGACCAGTTGCTCCGGCAATTCGGTTTAGCCGAGAAGGCCAAGCTCCAATTCTACAAGCTGAGCGGCGGCATGCAGAAACGGCTGATGATCGCCCGGGCCCTGATGAGTCGGCCGCGGCTGCTCATCCTCGACGAGCCCACCGCCGGCGTCGACGTCGAGCAGCGCCACGAGCTTTGGAAATACCTCCGCGACCTGAACAAGAACGGCACCACGATTCTCCTGACCACCCACTACATCGACGAGGCCCAGGAGCTCTGCGAGCGGATCGGCATCATCGACCACGGCCGGATCATCGAGCTCGGCAGTCCGAAGGAGCTGATCGAGAAATACTGCGATTCGGAGGTCGAGATCGCGGTCCAAGGCGAGATCCGGCCCGAGGAGTTCCTCGATCTACCCGGGGTGAGCGTCGGCGAAGGGAAGATTCGGGCCCGCACCAAAAAATTGGGCACCGCGGTCGAATCGCTGCTGCAGCGCCTCCTGGCCAAGCCCGGCCGCAAGGTCGAGGACATCAACGTGAAGAAAGGCGACTTGGAAGAGGTCTTCCTCAAGCTCACCGGCAAGACCATCGGCGAGGCCGAGAAAGCCGGCGAGCTCGCCAAGGGGGCCGCCGCTTGAAAAGCCGCCGCGCTTTCTTCACCCTGGTCCGCCGCGAGTGCTACCGCTTCGCCCGGCTCGCCGGCCAGACCATCGCACCGCCGGTCCTCACGACCTTGCTCTACGTCTTCATTTTCGGCTACTCGCTGGGCGCCCG contains the following coding sequences:
- a CDS encoding ABC transporter ATP-binding protein; translated protein: MTAPAIQIAGLHKRYGELAALQGVDLEIPAGQFFGLLGPNGAGKTTLINSIVGLVRPSEGVARVFGHSVSQEPRAAKRFIGFSPQEINTDRFFSLRRTLEFQGGFHGLARDEARDLADQLLRQFGLAEKAKLQFYKLSGGMQKRLMIARALMSRPRLLILDEPTAGVDVEQRHELWKYLRDLNKNGTTILLTTHYIDEAQELCERIGIIDHGRIIELGSPKELIEKYCDSEVEIAVQGEIRPEEFLDLPGVSVGEGKIRARTKKLGTAVESLLQRLLAKPGRKVEDINVKKGDLEEVFLKLTGKTIGEAEKAGELAKGAAA